GCAGCCCAGCATCGATAAACCCAGGTGCTCCCTGCTTGCTACCCTGACGGCATGACGATGGCGTTCAGCCGCACCCCCGCAGGCCGCGACCTGCGTTACCCGTTCACGGGTCGGTGGCTCGTGCAGAACAGCCCGGCGAACCGGACACCCAGTCACGGCACGGCGCTGCTCGCGAGCTCCTACGCGATCGACTTCGTGCCGGTCGATCAGAATGGCCGCTCGGCCCCGATGACGCCCCGCACGCTGCTGACACCGGAGCCGCCGTCGCGATTCCCGGGCTTCGGCCGGGTGATCCTCGCCCCACTCGACGGCACCGTGGTCGCTGTGCGCGACGCCGACGAGGATCACGCGGCCTACCGAGGTCTCTCCTCGATCGGCTACGCGCTGACGCAGCGGCGCCGACTCGCCTCCGGGTGGGCCGCTCTCGCGGGCAACCACGTGATGATCGAGAACGAGGAAGGCATCGTCGTCGCCCTGTGCCACCTGCAGCGCCGCAGCGTCGCGGTCCGCGCCGGCCAGCGGGTCCTGGCCGGCGACCTGCTGGCGCGTTGCGGGAACTCCGGGAACAGCACGGAGCCTCACGCGCACATCCAGGCCATGGACCACCGGGATCCCGAGCGGGCCAGAGCGGTGCCGATCACCTTCGAAGGGGCACTGCCGCGGAACGGCGAGATCGTCGAGGCCCCGCGGCATGATGCTGGGATCGGCAGCGCAGCACTATTCAACAACTCCGCGTGACTGCAGCAGGTACTGGGCGGTGTGCGCGACACGGGGGTCGGAATCGTCCGTCAACGCGGCCAACAGTGCATTCGCCTCGGGACCGGGGATATCGGCGAGCGCCGCCGTCAGGCGCTGTCGCGCCGCCGCGTCAGCGCCGTCCGCTCGTGCGAGTTCAGCGCGAATGAGACGCACGATCTCCTCAGCTCCTCCGCTTTGCCCGGTAGCGAGTTCTGCCAAGGCATCCGCGGCCGCCACGTCGTCACGCCCGCTGGCTACGAGAGCGATGAGAGTCGGGATCGCCCCGCGGTCGCCGCGTCGTCCACGCGCGAGCGCGGCCCGAGAGCGCACCCGCGGATCGGGATGCTCGAACGCGTCAGCCAGAACACCGGTCGCCCGTGGTGACCCGATCTTGACGAGCGCGTCGACTGCGCGGCGCCGTCGGCGCTCATCGGATGAGAACAGTGCCCGGGCGAGAAGAGGGACGGCCTCGTCTCCGCCTCGCGCGAGCACCCAGTCCAGCGCCCCTGCAGCGTTGATATCGGTCTCCGCCAGCGCCGCTTCAACCAGTGCGCCGATGCCTCTCGCGCCGGCCTCCTCCTCCACTGTGAGCGCGAAGCGCTGACGTTCCGAGGGGTCGTCGACGTTGAGGCCACGGATCAGGCTGATCGTGTGCAGCACGTCCGCCCACTCCGCGAGTTCGCCGGCCTGCACCTGGCGCAGCTCGTGCAGCAGCCGCGTCTGCTGCGCCAGGTGCTCCTCCGTGCGTGTGATGAGCTGCTCGACCATCTCAGCCGGGCTGAACGGGAGATCGCCGAGCGCATCGACGATCTCCCTCAGGCCGAGCCCGAGCGATCGGAGGCCTTCGACCTGGAAGAGGCGCCGGATGTCATCGTCCGTGTACTCGCGGTATCCGCCGGGGGTGCGCGAGGTCGGCGATACGAGGCCGATCCGGTCATAGTGGCGCAGCATGCGCGCACTCACTCCCGACCGTTCGGCGACCTCACCGATCAGCATTGTTCCCGTCCCGGATCGTCGGGGCTGCGGACAGCGCGACGGTCTTGCGCGCCTCGTAAACAGCGGCATCGAAGCCGAGCTCGGGATCCTCCATGATCATCTCGGTCGCGATCGCGTGCGTCCGCACTGCCTCGTCCTCGTGAGCCTTCGCGCGCTCCACGACGGGCGCGGCCGCAGGACCGATGTCGGCGAACGCACGGCTGAGGCTCAACTGCACGTCGCGGTCACCTCGGGCGAACTGTGTGGAGAGCGTCTCGGCGAGCCACTCCTCCCGCCCCTCGGGCACGAGCCCCGCTGCGGCGCGCCACGCCGTGCGGGCCACCGTTTCATCCTCGTCTTGCAGCAGCTCCGTCGTGACAACGGACCAGGTGCCGGGGTCTGCGATCTTCGTGAGCGTGTGCAGCGCCTGACTCCGCGCCTGCGGAATAGTGGATCGCAGTTCAGGCAGGATCAGCTCGATCACGGTCGGGTGATCATGTCGTGTCAGCGCCCAGGTGAGCATGTCGCGCACGTAGAAGTCGGGCTCGCCTGCGCAGTGCTCCACCAGCACCTCGATGAATGCGGGATCAGGATTCGTGCCGGCGGTGAGGGCCGCTTGCAGACGGGCCGAGGGATTCTTCGCCTCCAGTGCGCGCCGCAGCGCGGAGCCGTTATCGGTTGTTGTGTGTACGCGGGTCACGGTGACCACCTCCTCACTCCAGTAGAAACCTTGTCACAGTGTCAAGGTCAAGCGCCCCCGGCGCGAAATATCCTGCCCCGTCGATGACCACGAGTCTCAGCCTGAGATACTGGCCGCATGGAGCTCGCACTCGGAGATCGCTTGGCCGCGGCATCCTGCGGCCTGCTGCTCATCGCATCGCTGACCGGCTGCGCGGCCGCCGGAGAGAGCGATGGGAACGACGTACCGACCCAGCCCTCCTCATCCGCACCCGCAGAGCCCTCGACACCGGCCGCACCGGAGCCGTCGACCGAGCCCGGGCAGACCGCCGAAGAGGCGTTCCTCGCCTGGCTCGCGGCGAGCCGAGAGCCGGACGCCCAGGCGGCGTGCGCGTCCCTCAGCGACGGACTCGTCGAACGGATGCTGACCGAGATGCAAGCGAGCGGCATGCCCGTATCGGACTGCACCACGATGATCACGACGACCGCCGAACTGTACGCGGCGCTGGGACAGTCGGCAGAGGTGGAGATCGACTCGATCGCCGAGACCGAAAACACCGCGGAACTCTTCGTCACCTACACGGGCGGCAGCAGCTGCGGCCGGGTTGCGCTCGAGCGCGTCGGGACCGACTGGATCATCACCGAGAACTCCGAGGAGGTCTGCGCTTAACGGCATCCGGGGCCTTCGTCCGGGGTGGCTATCGTTCAGCGATTCCCTGCGCATGAACGTGGCTCCAGCACCCATCCTGCTTCCCTCCCAACGAGAGGTCAAAAAGGGTTCGAATCCCCGAGAAGCGGATCACTTTTTGACCTCTCGCATCCGATCAGGTTCGAGAGACTGTCCGATCGCTTCGAGTCCGAGCTCGTCGAGACGGCAGAACGCGGCCAGATCAGGGGTATGGAACGTAGCGGACACGTCGAGGTCTTTCGGATGAGTCGCGTAAGAACTTCCATCACCGAAAGGCCTCGATCCTATTTCCTGGTTGCCGCTCCGGGCACCCCGTCTACACCCTCAAATACGAAGAGCCGGGAATGTGTTGCGGCTCGCTTCGTTACGCTGGACATCATGGCCGCACAACAAGAACCCGATGACGAAACCGAGAACGCCAAGGGTTGGCTGCCGATGTTCTGGACGCCCGACGGCCATAACTACATCCCGACCTCGGGTAAGGCATGGGCACTGCTCGCCGGCGGCGCGATCGGCCTGGCCCTGTTGATCAAGTGGCTGTCGTAGCCGAGCCGACCTTCCGGCGTGCCTTTGGCGCAGGCTGAGGCAGACAGGCGTCCGGCACTAGAATCCCCCTATGCCTGATTCCCTGACGCACGCCGATTCGATCCTGATCAACGCGACACCAGAGCAGGTATTCGCGGTCGTCTCCGATGTCACCCGAACTGGCGAGTGGTCGCCCGTGTGCGAAGCATGCTGGTGGGACGAAGGCGACGGGCCGCGCCCGGGCGCGTTCTTCACCGGCCGGAACGTGACCCCGGATCGCACCTGGGAGACGCGCTGCGAGGTCACCGTGTGCGAAGCGGGGCGGGCATTCGGCTGGGGTGTCACCGAAGGCAACGTGTTCTGGACGTATACGATGCGTCCGGTCGGCAGCAGTACGGAGCTCACTGAGTCGTGGGAGTTCACTGCGAAGGGGCAAGCGTTCTTCGCACAGCGCTTCGGAGCTGACGCTGCCGCAGAGGTCGAGAAGCGGCGGCAGGCGGCGCAGGAGGGCATCCCGGTCACGCTTCGAGCGATGAAGCGGATCATCGAAGAGAGCGACGATTAGTTCCGCCGCGCCCTCGCGGTGATGACTCAGGCCGGGCCGAGTGAGCGCAGCGCACGCTTCACGAGCCGGGCAGTCGCGGCGCTGTCGCTCTCGGCAGACCATCCGGCGCAGAGAGCCGCCGCCCAGTCGGGGCGCGTCTTCGCGGCGTCGTTGATCCAGTTCGCCACCGAATCCTGCACGTAGCGGGAGGAATCCGCGCGCAGCGGATGCAGGATCGGCTCCCCCTTTTCCGGATGCTGCTTGAGCTGATCGATGTGGGCGGCCCACACGCCCCGCGGCCGCAGCGCCTCGCTCGCGAAGCGGCGCACCCGCTCGGACGGATCGGCGGTCCACCGCGCGAGAACGTCGATGCTCGTATCGAGATCTGTGACGAGGACCGGGCGGGCCGCCATCCACACCCATTCCCGGACCGCGAAGTGCTCATCGTCGGCGAAGGCACGCAGTCGCTCGAGCAGAGCGACAGGACCGGCATCTGCGTTGCGCGCGGCGATCAGGAAGCAGCCCCATCCGCGTACAGTATCGGAGGGGTGGCGACTGATCCGTTCGACTTCGGCCGCGTCGAGCCGCGCAGCCAGCGCCTCCCCGATACGGGTCATCCGCTTGAGAATCCCCACCCCCTGCGCATCGGCGACCTCGGCTCGCAGCGCGGCATCGGCATCGGGGAGCACGCTGCGCAGCAGCACCGTGTGGTCGATCGCGAGCGCCTCGGCAAGGGTGCGCGATGGTGCGGCACCGCTGTTCAGCGCGCCAAGATGCACCGGGTCGATGTCGGCGCGGCTGCGCGCTCCTCCCCCGCTCATCGGGCGTCTCCCGCGAGGTTCTGCTGCACCGCAGCGAGCACGCTCTCGGCATTGCGACGATCTCTCTGTCCGATCCCGTCGCCGAGCCGGCGCAGCCAGTCGGCATAGACCGGCACCAGTTCAGAGACGAGCTGCTCACCGACGGCAGTGACCCCGAGCGTATGGGTGCGTCGGTCGGTCGCGTGCGCCCTGCGCACGATCAGGCCGTCACGGTCGAGGCGATCCAGCAGGCCGGTCACTGTCGCCGAGGTCACCTCCAAGCGGTGGGCGAGCGCGCGCGGCGTGACCCCCGGCTCCGCGGAGATCGCGAGCAGCGCCGCCAGTCGGCCCTCCGTCAGATCGTGTTGCGCAAGCAGTTCTGCGCACGCCGCATCGATGCGTCGCGCCGTCGTGAGCACCGCCATCACCAGCCTCGCCGCCTCGTCGTCGCCGAGCTGCTTCAGCAGGAGCTGCTGCTTGACACCCACCAGATCATTCATAAGGCAACATATTACTAGTCAACTAGCGAAATCTATACTTCGCACGGACAAGAATGTTCGCCTCTCCGAGTTTCAGTGCGTGGATCTTTCCACCCGTGGGTGGTGCCCGACCCGTCTGGAGCCGCAGTAACGTGCTGGCAACAGTGCACAGAGGGGAGCATCTCGAGATGATTCAGGAACTCATGGGCTCAGGGTTGGTCCTCATCGCCGGACTGCTCGTCCTCCGGTGGGCGAGGATCTCCCGCGAGGGCACGCTGCCGCGCAACCGGCTGCTCGGCTACCGGACGACACTCACGCTCCGCAATCATGACGCCTGG
This DNA window, taken from Leucobacter tenebrionis, encodes the following:
- a CDS encoding MarR family winged helix-turn-helix transcriptional regulator, which produces MNDLVGVKQQLLLKQLGDDEAARLVMAVLTTARRIDAACAELLAQHDLTEGRLAALLAISAEPGVTPRALAHRLEVTSATVTGLLDRLDRDGLIVRRAHATDRRTHTLGVTAVGEQLVSELVPVYADWLRRLGDGIGQRDRRNAESVLAAVQQNLAGDAR
- a CDS encoding HEAT repeat domain-containing protein yields the protein MSGGGARSRADIDPVHLGALNSGAAPSRTLAEALAIDHTVLLRSVLPDADAALRAEVADAQGVGILKRMTRIGEALAARLDAAEVERISRHPSDTVRGWGCFLIAARNADAGPVALLERLRAFADDEHFAVREWVWMAARPVLVTDLDTSIDVLARWTADPSERVRRFASEALRPRGVWAAHIDQLKQHPEKGEPILHPLRADSSRYVQDSVANWINDAAKTRPDWAAALCAGWSAESDSAATARLVKRALRSLGPA
- a CDS encoding M23 family metallopeptidase, with translation MTMAFSRTPAGRDLRYPFTGRWLVQNSPANRTPSHGTALLASSYAIDFVPVDQNGRSAPMTPRTLLTPEPPSRFPGFGRVILAPLDGTVVAVRDADEDHAAYRGLSSIGYALTQRRRLASGWAALAGNHVMIENEEGIVVALCHLQRRSVAVRAGQRVLAGDLLARCGNSGNSTEPHAHIQAMDHRDPERARAVPITFEGALPRNGEIVEAPRHDAGIGSAALFNNSA
- a CDS encoding HEAT repeat domain-containing protein — protein: MLRHYDRIGLVSPTSRTPGGYREYTDDDIRRLFQVEGLRSLGLGLREIVDALGDLPFSPAEMVEQLITRTEEHLAQQTRLLHELRQVQAGELAEWADVLHTISLIRGLNVDDPSERQRFALTVEEEAGARGIGALVEAALAETDINAAGALDWVLARGGDEAVPLLARALFSSDERRRRRAVDALVKIGSPRATGVLADAFEHPDPRVRSRAALARGRRGDRGAIPTLIALVASGRDDVAAADALAELATGQSGGAEEIVRLIRAELARADGADAAARQRLTAALADIPGPEANALLAALTDDSDPRVAHTAQYLLQSRGVVE
- a CDS encoding SRPBCC family protein; the protein is MPDSLTHADSILINATPEQVFAVVSDVTRTGEWSPVCEACWWDEGDGPRPGAFFTGRNVTPDRTWETRCEVTVCEAGRAFGWGVTEGNVFWTYTMRPVGSSTELTESWEFTAKGQAFFAQRFGADAAAEVEKRRQAAQEGIPVTLRAMKRIIEESDD
- a CDS encoding HEAT repeat domain-containing protein is translated as MTRVHTTTDNGSALRRALEAKNPSARLQAALTAGTNPDPAFIEVLVEHCAGEPDFYVRDMLTWALTRHDHPTVIELILPELRSTIPQARSQALHTLTKIADPGTWSVVTTELLQDEDETVARTAWRAAAGLVPEGREEWLAETLSTQFARGDRDVQLSLSRAFADIGPAAAPVVERAKAHEDEAVRTHAIATEMIMEDPELGFDAAVYEARKTVALSAAPTIRDGNNADR